One window of the Nothobranchius furzeri strain GRZ-AD chromosome 3, NfurGRZ-RIMD1, whole genome shotgun sequence genome contains the following:
- the LOC107395127 gene encoding transmembrane protein 82 isoform X1, with protein MKIFFLFSWILDLFQWTPFNLNPVEGFFQGLIGACGISVLYNLMRIYYFIQSCSDSDRGSKRTSSKTRNPLRRKWRASLQFWCLTTLLSLVGLRVSSLIVLEFLLRAAFACMSTAQDSGVRGLDFLLIQSQFSLGCSLTCVLAFLHQGAPHSSLGLCLAAALSWAVASYSSSLWAHVARLYPLHSKQQYCGKCISLLTSGHTMLASLQRLVILTFAVAAVASTSVVYEHFLSHKDAMKFWTPLTLCYTMLVVYNQEEQHRLTVSETLLRTVVVRLGGLLVLMLAVGTWSDVLHVLVSFIGEGVCLLSSEDLLQAALKEEHETSFSKEERRFSPSTKTGKFLLDDS; from the exons ATGaagatctttttcctgttttcCTGGATCTTGGACCTTTTTCAGTGGACGCCTTTTAATTTGAATCCGGTCGAAGGCTTTTTCCAGG GGCTGATCGGGGCGTGTGGAATATCTGTTCTATACAATCTGATGAGAATTTACTACTTTATTCAATCATGCAG TGATTCTGACCGTGGAAGTAAACGGACGTCGTCCAAAACAAGGAATCCTCTGAGGAGGAAATGGAGAGCATCTCTCCAGTTCTGGTGCCTGACTACCCTCCTGTCGTTGGTGGGACTGAGGGTTTCCTCCCTCATAGTGCTGGAGTTTTTGCTCAGGGCTGCTTTTGCGTGCATGTCCACCGCACAG GATTCTGGTGTGAGAGGTCTGGACTTTCTCCTGATCCAGAGCCAGTTTTCACTGGGCTGCAGCCTCACCTGTGTTCTGGCCTTCCTCCATCAGGGGGCTCCACACAGCTCCCTCGGTTTGTGTCTGGCTGCTGCTCTCAGCTGGGCTGTGGCCTCCTACAGCAGCAGTCTGTGGGCCCACGTGGCCAGACTCTACCCACTGCACAGCAAACAGCAGTACTGTGGGAAATGCATCAGCCTGTTAACCTCAGGGCACACCATGCTGGCCTCTCTGCAAAGACTGGTTATCTTGACCTTTGCTGTAGCAGCTGTGGCTTCTACCTCGGTGGTTTATGAGCACTTCTTATCTCACAAGGATGCTATGAAGTTCTGGACCCCGCTGACACTCTGCTACACCATGTTGGTGGTTTATAACCAAG AGGAACAACACCGGCTGACGGTCTCAGAGACCCTCTTGCGCACTGTAGTGGTGCGACTGGGAGGCTTACTGGTGCTCATGCTGGCAGTGGGAACCTGGTCTGATGTGCTTCACGTCCTCGTATCTTTTATAGGAGAAGGAGTTTGTCTGCTGTCTTCTGAGGATCTGCTGCAGGCCGCTTTAAAG gaagaacacgaaaccagcttCAGCAAAGAAGAACGAAGATTTAGTCCCAGCACAAAGACAGGAAAGTTCCTGTTAGATGACAGTTAA
- the LOC107395127 gene encoding transmembrane protein 82 isoform X2 codes for MKIFFLFSWILDLFQWTPFNLNPVEGFFQGLIGACGISVLYNLMRIYYFIQSCSDSDRGSKRTSSKTRNPLRRKWRASLQFWCLTTLLSLVGLRVSSLIVLEFLLRAAFACMSTAQDSGVRGLDFLLIQSQFSLGCSLTCVLAFLHQGAPHSSLGLCLAAALSWAVASYSSSLWAHVARLYPLHSKQQYCGKCISLLTSGHTMLASLQRLVILTFAVAAVASTSVVYEHFLSHKDAMKFWTPLTLCYTMLVVYNQGEGVCLLSSEDLLQAALKEEHETSFSKEERRFSPSTKTGKFLLDDS; via the exons ATGaagatctttttcctgttttcCTGGATCTTGGACCTTTTTCAGTGGACGCCTTTTAATTTGAATCCGGTCGAAGGCTTTTTCCAGG GGCTGATCGGGGCGTGTGGAATATCTGTTCTATACAATCTGATGAGAATTTACTACTTTATTCAATCATGCAG TGATTCTGACCGTGGAAGTAAACGGACGTCGTCCAAAACAAGGAATCCTCTGAGGAGGAAATGGAGAGCATCTCTCCAGTTCTGGTGCCTGACTACCCTCCTGTCGTTGGTGGGACTGAGGGTTTCCTCCCTCATAGTGCTGGAGTTTTTGCTCAGGGCTGCTTTTGCGTGCATGTCCACCGCACAG GATTCTGGTGTGAGAGGTCTGGACTTTCTCCTGATCCAGAGCCAGTTTTCACTGGGCTGCAGCCTCACCTGTGTTCTGGCCTTCCTCCATCAGGGGGCTCCACACAGCTCCCTCGGTTTGTGTCTGGCTGCTGCTCTCAGCTGGGCTGTGGCCTCCTACAGCAGCAGTCTGTGGGCCCACGTGGCCAGACTCTACCCACTGCACAGCAAACAGCAGTACTGTGGGAAATGCATCAGCCTGTTAACCTCAGGGCACACCATGCTGGCCTCTCTGCAAAGACTGGTTATCTTGACCTTTGCTGTAGCAGCTGTGGCTTCTACCTCGGTGGTTTATGAGCACTTCTTATCTCACAAGGATGCTATGAAGTTCTGGACCCCGCTGACACTCTGCTACACCATGTTGGTGGTTTATAACCAAG GAGAAGGAGTTTGTCTGCTGTCTTCTGAGGATCTGCTGCAGGCCGCTTTAAAG gaagaacacgaaaccagcttCAGCAAAGAAGAACGAAGATTTAGTCCCAGCACAAAGACAGGAAAGTTCCTGTTAGATGACAGTTAA
- the slc25a34 gene encoding solute carrier family 25 member 34 translates to MSSLLKPSPKESIVGGQPPHRMAPSAVVFGPPSAPPAVWPPLDFALGALACCAACVFTNPLEVVKTRLQLQGELRARGSYQIHYRGVLQALWVVGRTDGLRGLQKGLSVGLIYQGVMNGVRLGSYSWCEALGVTSFHGGSLLSGAGAGALGAFIASPAYLVKTHLQAQAVSAIAVGHQHNHLGVSDAFVSIYRRDGLTGLWRGVNGAVPRVTVGSAAQLATFTSAKDWVSHSQWFSSNRWLTALIAAAVSGVAVAITMTPFDVISTRLYNQPVDELRRGRLYQGFSDCMLKVCQAEGPLGLYKGMGPVFLRLAPHTVLSMLFWDLMRQQAVKDL, encoded by the exons ATGAGTTCGCTGCTAAAACCTTCACCTAAAGAGTCTATAGTTGGTGGCCAGCCGCCTCACAGGATGGCACCATCTGCTGTTGTCTTTGGCCCCCCATCTGCCCCCCCAGCTGTCTGGCCTCCACTAGACTTTGCCCTGGGTGCGCTTGCCTGCTGTGCAGCCTGTGTGTTCACCAACCCCCTGGAGGTTGTAAAGACCCGTCTGCAGCTTCAGGGAGAGCTTCGTGCTCGAGGGTCCTACCAGATACACTACAGGGgagtcctgcaggccctctgggtGGTGGGCCGCACAGACGGGCTCCGGGGCCTACAGAAGGGCCTCTCAGTGGGACTCATCTACCAGGGTGTGATGAACGGGGTGAGGCTGGGCTCCTACTCCTGGTGTGAAGCTCTGGGCGTCACCTCTTTCCATGGAGGTAGTCTGCTGTCAGGGGCTGGGGCTGGAGCTCTTGGTGCCTTCATTGCTTCTCCTGCCTACCTG GTAAAGACTCACCTGCAGGCTCAGGCGGTCAGTGCTATTGCAGTGGGTCACCAGCACAACCATCTG GGAGTGTCTGATGCCTTTGTCTCCATCTACAGACGAGATGGCTTAACTGGTCTTTGGAGGGGGGTGAATGGAGCGGTTCCTCGAGTCACAGTGGGATCAGCTGCTCAACTGGCAACCTTCACCTCAGCCAAGGACTGGGTGTCACACTCTCAG tggttCAGCTCCAACAGGTGGCTCACGGCGCTGATAGCCGCCGCGGTCAGTGGAGTTGCTGTGGCCATCACCATGACGCCGTTTGATGTCATCAGCACGCGCCTCTACAACCAGCCAGTGGATGAGCTTCGAAGG GGGCGCCTGTACCAGGGATTTTCTGACTGCATGCTGAAAGTGTGCCAAGCTGAGGGTCCGCTGGGATTATATAAAGGCATGGGCCCTGTTTTCCTGCGACTGGCCCCTCACACCGTGCTCAGCATGCTGTTCTGGGATCTGATGAGGCAACAGGCTGTCAAAGACCTCTAG
- the fbxo42 gene encoding F-box only protein 42, which produces MSLSPDNENGYFVAMDTEDDGTETAGITEEEETKMGSCRQEGDVDSCAKDKGRTMVELPEEVLEYILSFLSPYQEHKTAALVCKQWYRLIKGVAYQCYHGFLRAVQEGNIQWESRTYPYPGTPITQRFSHSACYYDSNQSMYVFGGCTQSSCNAAFNDLWRLDLNSKEWIRPLASGSYPSPKAGATLVMHKDLLVLFGGWTRPSPYPLHQPERFFDEIHTYSPSKNWWNCIVTTNGPPPMAGHSSSVIGNTMVVFGGSLGARQMSNEVWVLDLEQWSWSKPSISGPSPHPRGGQSQIVIEDKILLILGGCGGPNALLKDAWLLHMETPAWRWQQLQVENEEHGAPELWCHPACRVGQCVVVFSQAPSGRAPLSPSLNSRPSPISATPAPLGPEPPSLRSQSPIRSGAAGVVLGAAEEAPCVNGRWGTLRPRPSARGSARDGSPSSSQQPSPSQGPDSPPLPPLPPLINGSSPSPRTSPAQGGSPPSRPHLPGSNEYGWESPPSAAHHPEVPSTNGLHTPPSVSPLTPPGAVSPAALRRGLEAVKNKSSSSLPSSSSSFHTQGASPVGGSSGGGGTGPSGTPPSSSSSPPQADGHAIPPIARRLGHHPPQSLNVGKPLYHSFNCKPMQMYMLDVSRAKSHGVVSWKVYGNGTPAAVTGPPETSLHTVVQGRGELIIFGGLMDKKQNAKYYPKTNALYFVRAKR; this is translated from the exons ATGTCCCTATCCCCTGACAATGAAAATGGATACTTTGTTGCCATGGATACAGAGGATGATGGTACAGAGACTGCTGGGATAACAGAAGAAGAGGAGACAAAGATGGGGTCCTGTAGACAAGAAGGGGACGTGGACAGCTGTGCCAAAGATAAAGGGAGAACAATGGTTGAGTTGCCAGAGGAAGTTCTAGAATATATTTTATCCTTCCTCTCACCTTACCAGGAGCACAAGACCGCTGCGTTAGTGTGTAAGCAGTGGTATCGTCTCATTAAAG GTGTAGCTTATCAATGTTACCATGGTTTCTTGAGAGCTGTTCAAGAGGGAAATATCCAGTGGGAAAGTCGGACATACCCATATCCTGGAACCCCGATCACTCAGCGCTTCTCACACA GTGCGTGCTATTACGACTCGAACCAGTCCATGTATGTGTTTGGGGGTTGCACTCAGAGTAGCTGCAACGCTGCCTTCAATGATCTATGGAGACTTGACCTCAACAGCAAGGAGTGGATCCGTCCTTTAGCCTCAG GCTCCTATCCTTCTCCTAAAGCTGGAGCGACTCTAGTGATGCACAAAGATCTGTTAGTTTTGTTTGGGGGATGGACGCGGCCCAGCCCTTATCCTCTGCACCAGCCAGAAAGATTTTTTGATGAAATCCACACATATTCCCCATCAAAGAACTG GTGGAACTGCATAGTAACGACAAACGGACCTCCACCTATGGCTGGACACTCATCATCTGTTATTGGAAACACCATGGTGGTGTTCGGTGGATCATTAGGAGCACGTCAAAT GAGTAACGAAGTCTGGGTTCTGGATCTGGAGCAGTGGTCCTGGTCCAAGCCTTCAATATCGGGTCCGTCACCCCACCCGCGAGGAGGCCAGTCACAA ATTGTTATTGAAGACAAGATTTTGCTCATCCTGGGAGGCTGTGGTGGCCCTAATGCT CTCCTTAAGGATGCGTGGCTCCTCCACATGGAAACCCCAGCATGGAGGTGGCAGCAGCTGCAGGTGGAGAACGAGGAACATGGAGCTCCTGAGTTGTGGTGTCACCCAGCTTGTAGG GTGGGCCAGTGTGTGGTGGTTTTCTCCCAGGCTCCATCTGGCCGCGCACCGCTCAGCCCCAGTCTTAATTCTCGACCTTCTCCGATAAGTGCCACACCGGCCCCTCTGGGCCCCGAGCCGCCCTCCCTGCGCTCTCAGTCTCCCATTCGAAGCGGGGCCGCCGGTGTTGTCCTGGGAGCCGCTGAAGAGGCCCCGTGTGTAAACGGCAGATGGGGTACCCTGAGACCTCGACCCTCCGCGAGAGGAAGTGCCAGAGATGGGAGCCCATCCTCGTCCCAGCAGCCATCTCCGTCACAGGGTCCGGACAGCCCTCCCCTCCCTCCACTTCCCCCTCTGATAAATGGATCCTCCCCATCTCCTCGGACCAGCCCGGCCCAGGGGGGCTCTCCTCCCTCTCGCCCTCACTTGCCTGGCTCCAATGAGTACGGTTGGGAGTCTCCCCCCTCTGCCGCTCATCACCCTGAGGTTCCAAGCACCAACGGCCTGCACACACCTCCTTCAGTCTCCCCTCTCACACCCCCCGGAGCGGTGTCTCCTGCTGCTTTAAGACGAGGGCTGGAGGCAGTGAAAAACAAATCTTCCTCGTCTTTAccttcgtcatcgtcttcctttcACACCCAGGGGGCTTCTCCTGTAGGAGGCAGCAGTGGAGGGGGAGGAACTGGTCCTTCTGGAacccctccctcctcatcctccAGCCCCCCACAAGCTGACGGACATGCTATCCCACCTATAGCACGGCGCCTGGgtcatcacccccctcagagcctGAATGTAGGAAAGCCCCTGTACCATTCTTTCAACTGCAAGCCCATGCAGATGTACATGTTGGACGTGTCGCGGGCCAAATCCCACGGGGTCGTGTCCTGGAAGGTCTATGGTAACGGGACTCCTGCTGCCGTTACAGGACCGCCAGAGACGAGCCTTCACACTGTGGTACAAGGCAGGGGTGAGCTCATCATTTTTGGGGGGCTCATGGACAAAAAACAAAATGCAAAGTACTACCCTAAGACCAACGCCTTGTACTTTGTACGCGCTAAAAGGTAA